In Burkholderia gladioli, a genomic segment contains:
- a CDS encoding saccharopine dehydrogenase family protein has product MNQQHSTPDWMLYGANGYTGEMIAREAARRGLGPVLAGRNRDKVESLARELGLEARVFDLDRPGEVARQVDGQMLVMHCAGPFSATAAPMMEACLGAGAHYLDISGEIAVFEHARSLDERARQAGITICPGVGFDVIPTDCVAAALKAALPDATHLALGFDSSSSFSPGTAKTLIEGMPQGGKVRRDGRIVTVPLAHGVRRIDFGNGEKNAMTIPWGDVSTAYATTGIPNIEVFIPASPGMVLGARLGNLVRPLLGLRAVQDLLKARIGRTVTGPDARRRAGQATYVWGEVRNARGECRTARVRTDHVYSLTVNGALAVVDHLMRTRPAGGAYTPSRLIGADLVSSLPGSGPLEIV; this is encoded by the coding sequence ATGAACCAACAGCACAGCACGCCTGACTGGATGCTCTACGGAGCGAACGGTTATACGGGGGAAATGATCGCGCGCGAGGCGGCAAGACGCGGGCTCGGGCCGGTGCTGGCCGGCCGCAACCGCGACAAGGTCGAGTCGCTGGCCCGGGAGCTGGGCCTGGAGGCGCGCGTGTTCGACCTCGATCGCCCCGGGGAGGTGGCGCGGCAGGTCGACGGCCAGATGCTGGTGATGCACTGCGCCGGCCCGTTTTCGGCGACCGCGGCACCGATGATGGAGGCCTGCCTCGGCGCCGGGGCGCACTACCTCGACATTTCCGGCGAAATCGCCGTGTTCGAGCATGCCCGGTCGCTCGACGAACGCGCCCGGCAGGCCGGCATCACGATCTGCCCGGGCGTCGGCTTCGACGTGATTCCCACCGATTGCGTCGCGGCCGCGCTCAAGGCCGCCCTGCCGGATGCCACGCATCTCGCCCTCGGCTTCGATTCGAGTTCGAGCTTTTCGCCCGGCACCGCCAAGACCCTGATCGAGGGCATGCCGCAAGGCGGCAAGGTCCGTCGCGACGGGCGCATCGTGACGGTGCCGCTCGCCCATGGCGTGCGCCGGATCGACTTCGGCAATGGCGAGAAGAACGCCATGACCATTCCGTGGGGCGACGTGTCCACGGCCTACGCCACCACGGGCATTCCCAATATCGAGGTGTTCATCCCCGCCTCGCCCGGCATGGTCCTCGGCGCCCGGCTCGGCAACCTGGTCCGGCCGCTGCTGGGCCTGCGCGCCGTGCAGGACCTGCTCAAGGCCCGCATCGGCAGGACCGTCACCGGCCCGGATGCGCGGCGGCGCGCCGGACAGGCCACCTATGTCTGGGGGGAAGTGCGCAATGCGCGAGGCGAGTGCAGGACGGCGCGCGTGCGTACCGACCATGTGTACAGCCTCACCGTCAACGGCGCGCTGGCCGTGGTCGACCATCTGATGCGCACTCGCCCGGCCGGCGGCGCCTACACGCCGTCCAGGCTGATCGGGGCCGACCTGGTGAGCAGCCTGCCAGGCTCGGGGCCGCTGGAGATCGTATGA